A window of Callospermophilus lateralis isolate mCalLat2 chromosome 13, mCalLat2.hap1, whole genome shotgun sequence contains these coding sequences:
- the Ephx1 gene encoding epoxide hydrolase 1, with the protein MWLEILLASVLGFVIYWFISRDREEILPFEDGWWGPGVKTITREDESIRPFKVETSDEEINDLHQRIDKFRLTPPLEDSRFHYGFNSNYLKKILSYWRNEFDWRKQVEFLNKYPHFKTKIEGLDIHFIHVKPPQLPSGRTPKTLLMVHGWPGSFYEFYKIIPLLTDPKSHGLSDEHIFEVICPSIPGYGFSEASYKKGFNTVACARIFYKLMLRLGFQKFYIQGGDWGSLICTNMAQLVPRHVKGLHLNLAFVTRNLSNLTPLLGKRFARFLGFTERDVELLFPWKDKVFYNIMRESGYLHIQATKPDTVGCALNDSPVGLAAYILEKFSTWTNSEFRNLEDGGLERKFSLDDLLTNIMLYWTTKTIVSSQRFYKENLGQGMNQKHERMKVFVPTGFAAFPCEILHAPEKWLKSKFPKLISYSYMAAGGHFAAFEEPKLLAQDIRKFVTLVEQQ; encoded by the exons ATGTGGCTGGAAATTCTCCTTGCCTCAGTGCTGGGCTTCGTCATCTACTGGTTCATCTCCCGGGACAGGGAGGAAATTTTGCCATTTGAAGATGGTTGGTGGGGGCCAGGGGTGAAGACCATAACCAGGGAGGATGAGAGCATCCGCCCTTTCAAGGTGGAAACTTCAGATGAGGAGATCAAT GACTTACATCAGCGGATTGATAAATTTCGCTTAACTCCACCTTTGGAGGACAGCCGCTTCCACTATGGTTTCAACTCTAACTACCTGAAGAAAATCCTGTCCTACTGGAGGAATGAATTCGACTGGAGGAAGCAGGTGGAGTTCCTCAACAAGTACCCTCACTTCAAGACCAAGATTGAAG GGCTGGACATCCACTTCATCCACGTGAAGCCCCCCCAGCTGCCTTCAGGTCGTACCCCAAAGACCTTGCTGATGGTGCACGGCTGGCCTGGCTCCTTCTACGAGTTTTATAAGATCATCCCACTCCTGACTGACCCCAAGAGCCACGGCCTGAGTGATGAGCATATTTTTGAAGTCATCTGCCCTTCTATTCCTGGCTACGGCTTCTCGGAGGCATCCTACAAGAAGG GCTTCAACACAGTGGCCTGTGCAAGGATCTTTTATAAGCTGATGCTGCGGCTGGGCTTCCAGAAATTCTATATTCAAGGCGGGGACTGGGGGTCCCTAATCTGCACCAACATGGCTCAGCTGGTGCCCAG ACACGTAAAAGGCCTGCACTTGAACTTGGCTTTTGTTACAAGAAATCTCTCCAACCTGACCCCTTTGTTGGGAAAGCGTTTCGCAAGATTTTTGGGCTTCACTGAGAGAGATGTGGAGTTGCTGTTTCCTTGGAAGGACAAGGTTTTCTATAATATCATGAGGGAGAGCGGCTACCTACACATCCAGGCCACCAAGCCAGACACCGTGG GCTGTGCTCTGAATGACTCTCCCGTGGGACTGGCTGCCTACATTCTAGAGAAGTTTTCCACCTGGACCAATTCGGAATTCCGAAACCTGGAAGATGGAGGCCTGGAGAG GAAGTTCTCTCTGGATGATCTGCTGACCAACATCATGCTCTACTGGACGACAAAGACCATTGTCTCCTCCCAGCGCTTCTACAAGGAGAACCTGGGTCAGGGCATGAACCAAAAGCATGAGAG gatgaaggtcTTCGTGCCCACCGGCTTTGCTGCCTTCCCTTGTGAGATCCTGCATGCTCCAGAAAAGTGGCTGAAATCCAAGTTCCCCAAACTCATTTCTTATTCCTACATGGCCGCAGGAGGCCACTTCGCTGCCTTTGAGGAGCCGAAGCTGCTCGCCCAGGACATCCGCAAGTTTGTTACACTGGTAGAGCAACAGTGA